The Deltaproteobacteria bacterium genome includes the window CCGAACTCTCTCTCAACAGCTCGCGAGCTAGCTTTATTACTAGTTCCGGTCTTGCCGTGAGCTTTCCCGTTGACTCTCTGGCTCTTTCCAGCCAGCACTGTGGGTTCCGGGGATTTTCTTGAGAGCTTACCATTGCTCCACTCATCCCTATCTTCCTCCTCGTCCTCCTCCTCTGACATGCGTTCGGCGCCCCCACTGCCATACACCATCACTGACAGGTCTCTGACCACGGCGTCTATATCAGAGGCTTGTGCCAACAGCTCCTCTGAAGCTGCCGCTGATTCCTCGGCGGAAGCAGCGTTGGTCTGCGTCACTTTGTCCAATTCGGTCACAGCGGTGTTAACTTGCTGAATGCCCGTAGTCTGTTCGCCGCTAGCAACCGAAATTGCCTTTACTAAGTCAGCAGCCTTTACTGAACTTTCCTTCATCTTCTCCAGAGCCCTAGCCATTTCCTCTGACACTTTTACGCCTTGCTCGGCTAAGTCTTTAGAGCGTTTGATTTTATCGCTTGTCTCCTTGGCTGCTGCCGCACTTCTTTGAGCGAGGCTTCGCACCTCTTCGGCCACTACGGCAAATCCCTTTCCAGCATCCCCTGCTCTTGCAGCCTCTACGGCGGCGTTTAAGGCGAGCAGGTTTGTCTGAAACGCGATATTGTCAATAGTTTTGATAATAGCCGCAGTCGCGTCAGCGGATTCGTTAATATCACCGATGGACGAGGACATTCTCTGCATTACATCAACCCCTTCCGTAGATAGCTCGTATACCTCGCTAGATAGTTTACTCGCTTGATCGGAGTTTTGGTTATTGTTTTTCGTCATCGACGACACCTCTTCAAGCGAAGCCGCCGTTTCTTCCAACGACGCCGCCTGCTCAGACACTCCCTGTGCCAGCGCCTGCCCACTTGCAGCTACCTGATTTGCAGCGTGCGTTACCTCCTTAGTGCCAGTCGTTAGCCGATTCATGACCTCTATGAGCGGCCGCGCAATAGATCTTGCGCTCAAGGCTGCGAATAATCCGATGCCTACTACAGCAACGCCCAGGACGCAGACGACTAGCCACTTTAATTCAGCAAGTGGCCTAAATGCCTCCTCGTCGTCGATTTCGGACATAATGACCCAGTTCATATCTTCGATGTTTAGTGGTCGATAGGCGCTTACCACTGGAACTCCGCGATAGTCCGGAAATACCTCAACGGCTGAAGTTCCGCCTAGCGCTGCCTCAGTGCCTTTAGTCTTTACCTCCTGAAAAAGTATTGAGGTGTTCTTTGCTCGAATCTTATCCAATGTTGCGTTAGGAACGCCTAGACCTGTCATCATGGAAAGGTATCCCTCTGAATCTTCGATTAAGAATCGCGACTTACTCCTCATCGAATAGTCCTGAGCAACGAGGTAGCTCTCCCCGCTAGCACCCAAGCCGATTTCTGACCATCGCTCCTTACTCGTCATTACTGAGTTAATCTTATCCACCGGCATTTGGAAAATAAGCACCCCAACTTTCTTATCGCCGTCAAAAATGGGCGAGGCGATAAAACTCGCTGGTGCCTCATACGATGGCAAATAGGGCGCAAAGTCTATAAGCTTTACATAACTAGAGTCAGTTGCGCCATTTGCCTCGCGAAAAACCTTGCCGAGATTTGATTCTGCATATGGCCCATCAATAAGAGATGTAGTAAAGTCTAATTCCTTAAACACCGTATACACCACATCGCCAGTATCCGGATCGACCAGGAACACGTCATAATAGCCAAACTTCTCCAAGAACCCACGAATTGCAGGGTGATATTTTGCATGGAGAGTGGAATAGGTCGAGTTGTCACTACCGCGGTCGAGTTTGTGTTTTGACCCAAGTGGATTTTGGTTTGCGCGAATGTAATAGTACTGTAGCGATACCGACTCATCGTCTAGCCTATTTAGGATTGACATCATATCAGCGGTTTTGCCGTTATTCTGCTTGCTGTACTCGCTGGAAAATTCGCCTGTATAATATGTGCCTAATTTTGTTCTTAAGTCAGACGTATTTGAAATATTATTATCCTTGGCGACTGTTCGGAACGCCGCCTTAAGCTCAACCATAGCTTGCACTATGCCGGGATCCTCAGACATCGACGCGACCTGATTTCGTATAGTCGCGAAGTAGTCTTCTATCTGTTCGCCCTTAATTTCTCGAATAGCAGTTAGCTTATTAAAAGTTTCCTGCCTAATTGTATTGCTAGTCGTGTTTAATGAGATTAACGCGAGCACCAAAACCGGCACTATGCCAGCTAGCAAAAAGCCAAGAATTAATCTCGCACGCAATGACAGTTTCTGTAACATGATAAAAATCCCCCCGAAATATAGTGAACGGAATTGCTTTCCAAATGGCTGAAGCTTTCGATTTTAGATGTGACTAAGGACTGTCTAGTTTCCAGCTTCGCCGAGTTTTATCTTTTATATCACGGCATCTGCCAAATAATTCTTTAACAGAAAAGTTTACCGGCCTAAGTGTTTGAATTAACACTTGTTTTAGAATCCATAGCTTTCGGCACAATGTAGCTCGCAATTGAAAGATGTAAGCAAACAATCACTGGCTTTGCATTAGTCCAGCAATGGCTGATATAATAAAACAGACATATCTTGTGTAATTAGGAACTAAGTAGAATTAAGCTAAATCACCAGCTATAGAGAATACAGCGCTTTTCTGGATGCATCTAATAAGTAAGATAATAAACTCGTAGATTAATTAGCTCGCAATGCGGCGTTACTTAAGTTAGGGGATCATTAGTGAGCGATTATGAGCGAATGATATGGTAACGAAACAAAGAAAGATGAAACGTTCAGCAGTTGCTAGGGTCGGCTTTTTAGCGGCAGTTGTGTTGCTGCTGTTTCTCCTGCCAAGTATGGCATTTGCTAGTCCGATTTACGTCGTGCATGGAGCAAATGGCAAAAAAATATTTACGACTCGTGTGCCAAGGAACGGATCGTCTTACTATGTTCTGCCGACCAATAGATTTAAGCGAGCGCATTTTAGTCGCATCGGCCGCCGGGGATGGAGCGCTAGCCCGATAGCCAAGAGCCAATTCGATCACATCATCGTTAAGACTGCAAAGGCTAACGACCTTGAGCCTGCATTGGTAAAATCAGTAATACACGCAGAATCGGCATTTAATCCGCGCGCTGTTTCGCCTAAAGGCGCTGTGGGACTAATGCAATTAATGCCACAAACCGCCAGGCGTTTCGGCGTGGCAAATAGTTTTAACGTCGAAGACAACATTGCCGGCGGTGTTCGTTATTTGCGCGTTCTTAGCGACAGGTACCGCGGGAATCTCCGCCTAATCCTTGCTGCTTACAACTCTGGCGAGCATTCGGTAGATCGCTATGGGGGAATTCCACCTTATAGAGAGACGCAAGTGTATGTGACGAGAGTATTAACGCTCCTCGAAAGATATCGCGCATTACAGAGAAAAGCATGATAAGCCTGACTGGATTTAGTCGAGTATTGCTACTGGCAGTCTCAATACACCCTTAAACCTTTCCAGCTTCCCAGTGGCAAATCGCCATTTAGCCCAAATTGCTCTATAAAAGGACGTTCTCCGAAGTTTGAAATGGGAAGAGCAGCCCATAATCCGCTCTCTGGTCGCCAGACTGCCAAATCATGGCGCCCATCGCCGTTAAAATCTCCCTGCACAGGTTGGTCTGTAGAGAGACCCCAATTTATAACCAAGGGATCCTCATCAGTTAATATGTTCCATTGCCCAGTTCCGGGTCGCCAAACTGCTATATCGGCCACCGCATCTCCGTCAAAATCGGCTTGAACGGGAACATCTCCCTCCTGTCCCCACGACGTAATTTTAACACTGCCATCGGCGAATAATATATACCATTCACCGCTCGACGGTCGCCAAACCGCTATATCGCATACCGCATCGCCATCGTAGTCAGCTGGAACTGGAATGTCCTCTTGCTCTCCCCAGTACAACGCTCGAACCTGCTGCTTAAGTTTATTCTGTATCAAAAGGTACCAACTAGCGTCACCTGGACGAAAAATCGCATAGTCCGTAATCCCGTCGCCATTATAATCACAAGCAACCGGAACGTCTCCGTTAAGGCCCCAACGCTCCTCTAGCCAGTCTTGGCCATTAGCCAATCTGGAAATCCATCTGCCATTTGAAAAAATCGTCGGACTATTATTGCCGTCTCCGTAAAAGTCACCTGCAACGGGAAATCCGAAACTCAGCTTAAGAGCCATGCTCTCAAATACCCCGTGAGCCCCACCATCTCTTGGCAAAAGCGCCTCGAAATCTCCCGAATCGCCAATTTCACGTGCAAGGAGGCCCGAGGATCGCCGCTTCTCAAACCACTTACCAGCCGAAAAATTAAATTCCGGCCGCCAGACAGCCAGATTGGTTTGTCCGTCCCCATCGCTATCGCCATAGACCATAATCTGCTTAGCGTAGCTCCCTAAGAGCCTCGCACTATACACTGTCGTGTCCCCCGCCAGCACTTCATGTGCAAACGATGTTGTTCTGCCATCTACGAAATTTCTAACTTCCACCTCTCCGCGAGTTTTGTTAAGCAATACTAGCTCCTCTGTCCCGTTCGCGTCGCAATCGCCAATTGCAATCTTCTCTCCACTACGTGGGCTGCGAACGAAGTCTTTAATTTCGCGCGCTTTAGAGAAGAATATTCTAAGAAGCCCAGAAGTTGTTTTTATGCCAAGGTCACTTCGCCCATCACCATCAAAGTCACCGACCAACGGCTCTACCATATCTACAAATGGCACTTGACCTAAGGTAAAGGCATGCCTATTGCCATTCGCTAACCAGCTATAAAAAAAAGTCTCGCCATTAGCCGAACGCTTAAAAATGATCCGGTCCGAATAAGTATCTCCGTCGATATCTCCAACTAATGGAAGCAGCAAGGCTTTTCTATCGCCAATTAATTGAAAAGTATCTTGCAAATGCTGCTCTGGCATAGCCGAAAATTTAATATACCAACCATCACCCGGGCGAAATACAGCTAAATCGCCTTTTCCGTCGGAGTCGAAATCTGCAACGAGAGGGACATCGTCGGCAAGTCCCCACTGAGTAGTTGAGACACCTTCACTTCCAGTTCCAGATATAAACCATTCTCCAGCATTGCGATAAACTGCTCTATTTAGCCCCAAGCCGTCTTTGTAGAGCAATGGAATATCCCCAAAAAAACCACCAAACTGCGGCCCTTCTACCACATTTCCCATGCAATCCACGTCTTGCCATCTGCCCGAGTGAGAATTGTAGAGAGCTATTCGGTTATCGACAAAACCCCCTCCTCCAACATTTGCCATACCACCACCTCCTTCTTGGCGCGCCACTTCTACGCCCGGCCATCGCAAGTCGTCGCTTGAACTCACTATGCTAGCCAATAGAGAGGAAACGCTTAAACTTTGAGAACTAGTCCTCATTCCGTCCGATGCCGAGATTACTAACTCCTGACTCAGTGACGTTGTATTGTCTTCGCTCACGGCGTATTGAACCGTCGCACCTTGAGGGTTATATGTAACTATGGAGCCCTTAGGTAGATTGGAAATATCTATAACTACCGGAGCGCCTTCTGGATCATGAACTTTTACAGCAAAATACAGCACGTCGGCGCTAGCATTTGCGGATATTGCAGAACTAATCTCAATAGCTGGCGCCGCATTTTTTGGCGCCACTGCAAGCCAAAATGTTTTCTCACTCAACAGCTTAGAAGAATCTACCGCTCTAAAACTAAGAGGCTGGCGTTTTAGATAGTCATTTGGGACACTCCATTTAAAACTGCCCCTATTTCCATTCTTTTTAAATCTGGCTCCAGGCATTTCGTTTAGCACGAACCTGTTAATTAGCTGAAAGGACTTAACTTGATCCAAAGCATCATCATCTTCAACCCAAAACTCTACGTAAAAATCCTGACCTTGCTCTACTATTATTTCATTGCGTTCATCTGCAACAGCCGCAGTCGTCAATATCCTTGGCTTGCGGTTAGTATCATAGATATCGATAAGGAGTGTAAGCTCACTAACAGCCAAAGAGGTGCGAGCAATTATAGAAACCGGGAAGCTCACAATTGGTTGCTTGCGATTAGCGACTGAGAAGTCGGGGGCGTAAAACAGCTCGGCCGTGCGCGGGTCGAACATTGCCCCAGGAGGCAAACCATAAGCTTCATACGTCAAGCCGGGCAGTTCATCGTGAGCGTCGACGCGGAAACTAGACTTAAGCACTCCGCCCTCGTAAACTTGCACCCGCTGCTCACTGCCAGAGCTAAAAGCAAGCGCCGAATTGCCTTCGCTCGCGCTATCACTCGTTGAAAAGTTAGGCGGATAAATTCCAGTAAAACACTCACCTCCTGGCGCACCAACGCCAGCATGCCTTTCGTACTGTGCTATAGAATAGCCAGAAAAGCCATCTGCGTTGTTTCTAAAAAATGGCCACATTAGAGAAGCAGGCGAAGTGTTGTCGTGCCCCATACCGAGAAAATGACCAACCTCGTGTGCTAAGGTCGATGCGATACTAAGCTTAGCACCTGAAAAATCTCCCCCCTGAGAGACAAACAATACAGCATAGTCCTTAGCAACGCACGAAGAGGCCGCATAGGCGAGGCCGAAAGTGCTGTGAAAGTTGCCGCGTCCAAGTACGACCCTTAAATCGTGTTCCGGGTGCGCTCTATTTTGCCACTCGTTATGCAATACATTTAGCATCCCGAAGGCATCGCCGCGATACGAAACATCGGCAAATGGATCAAAATAATCGTCTCGAAAAATTTGCACGCCGGCCAAATATATTTGGAGCTTTAATGTCTTTAGATATTTGTTGGCGCCGATAACAGCCTGAACAATTTCGCTTACTACTTCATCATCGCCACGAAGCCCAGTAAACTCTCCTGGGGAAATCGCAATAACATCAATCTGACGCCAAATATTCAAATTCGACTCTGCGTCATCAAGTTTTAAAGGGCCTTGCCCCTGCCGTAGCGTCGATAACATAGCTGGCGACATTTCTTCGCCAGGTACCGAATCCTCCACCAAACACTTGATTCCAGTATCCAGTTCCGAAAGACCATTAGCAAATATGTCCAATCCTTGGTCGTCTATCAAGCGGCTCTCGTCCACTGCTACGATATATTGCGCTAGACCTACGGACGGAAAAGCCAAAATATAACAAAGAAAGCCACTTAAGATTGCGAAATGCCGAACAAATTGCCTCATGCCGATACCGAACGCTAACACCGCCTTCCAAAAACTATTATTAGGGAAAAAAGCTATACCGTTTCCAAAAAGTAAGTCAAATATTTTACTTTTTGGAGACGGTATATTTATGGAGGCTTGAGTTACGCAGCTATGCGGCCGAAGGACGGCCCTATTACGCCAATTGCTCGAAGGATGCTAGCTGGCGAAATTTCGAGGTGGTTACAAATACTGACAAAGGAAAAAAGGTAGTCCTCATCGGTAGATAGAAAAAATCGACAGGCATCGCGATGCAGTTCTCCGCCTTTTTTTAGGTCCTCCATGGCAGTTCTCAGCACAGCTCTCATGAGGTTGCGCTCCGAATCTGCGGTGTCCATTGGCTCGACATCCTCAAATGCCGAGTAGATCGCTGTTTCTGCCTTCAAAGACCCTCCTCGTTTCACTTTTGTTCAACGAATACAATACCTTATACTTAAATAAACGAGGTATTATTATGAATTATATCGACTTATTGTGGAGTTTCCTTTATAGGAATTTCCAAACTACCGCTATAGCGCTAAAAACAGCTTCACCAAATGCCGCTAGTGTTATAGTTTAATTATGACGATATAAGTTGTTATAAGGATTTAAGTTTCAGACTATTGGCGGTGCTTACCGTCTTTTATGAGGTGGTTATTCGCTTCGCCATCTGCCTGGATTAATACTGAGCAAGGAGGGGGCATGTATATTAAACCTCTAGAACCACAACCAGCGATTAAAACGCCCAAGCAAATTCGCCAGGTGGCGAACGAAAGAAACGATGATTTAAACCAGGATCAAGAATTTGTCTTGGAAATAGAAGCACTCAAGGGAAGCGAGAAATACAGCCCAGGGGATAATGGAGATCA containing:
- a CDS encoding methyl-accepting chemotaxis protein; protein product: MLQKLSLRARLILGFLLAGIVPVLVLALISLNTTSNTIRQETFNKLTAIREIKGEQIEDYFATIRNQVASMSEDPGIVQAMVELKAAFRTVAKDNNISNTSDLRTKLGTYYTGEFSSEYSKQNNGKTADMMSILNRLDDESVSLQYYYIRANQNPLGSKHKLDRGSDNSTYSTLHAKYHPAIRGFLEKFGYYDVFLVDPDTGDVVYTVFKELDFTTSLIDGPYAESNLGKVFREANGATDSSYVKLIDFAPYLPSYEAPASFIASPIFDGDKKVGVLIFQMPVDKINSVMTSKERWSEIGLGASGESYLVAQDYSMRSKSRFLIEDSEGYLSMMTGLGVPNATLDKIRAKNTSILFQEVKTKGTEAALGGTSAVEVFPDYRGVPVVSAYRPLNIEDMNWVIMSEIDDEEAFRPLAELKWLVVCVLGVAVVGIGLFAALSARSIARPLIEVMNRLTTGTKEVTHAANQVAASGQALAQGVSEQAASLEETAASLEEVSSMTKNNNQNSDQASKLSSEVYELSTEGVDVMQRMSSSIGDINESADATAAIIKTIDNIAFQTNLLALNAAVEAARAGDAGKGFAVVAEEVRSLAQRSAAAAKETSDKIKRSKDLAEQGVKVSEEMARALEKMKESSVKAADLVKAISVASGEQTTGIQQVNTAVTELDKVTQTNAASAEESAAASEELLAQASDIDAVVRDLSVMVYGSGGAERMSEEEDEEEDRDEWSNGKLSRKSPEPTVLAGKSQRVNGKAHGKTGTSNKASSRAVEREFG
- a CDS encoding lytic transglycosylase domain-containing protein; this translates as MAFASPIYVVHGANGKKIFTTRVPRNGSSYYVLPTNRFKRAHFSRIGRRGWSASPIAKSQFDHIIVKTAKANDLEPALVKSVIHAESAFNPRAVSPKGAVGLMQLMPQTARRFGVANSFNVEDNIAGGVRYLRVLSDRYRGNLRLILAAYNSGEHSVDRYGGIPPYRETQVYVTRVLTLLERYRALQRKA